A window of Cyanobacterium sp. T60_A2020_053 contains these coding sequences:
- a CDS encoding RNA polymerase sigma factor SigF, with protein sequence MPSKSITEYKASNEHLFAQYKSNQNLGIRNHILELNIGLAKKEASHWSRQCQENYDDLLQVGCLGLIRAIERYDLEKGYAFSSFAIPYVRGEIQHYLRDKGYTIRIPRRCLELKTQANRVVRELRSELNRQPTDYEIARKLGVSLGEWQEVKLAHRNREPLSLDAKTNQEEDERSALLDTLPDNQYRSFQLAEEDKIRLQGALGQLEETTRKVLEFVFLQDLTQKQTAELLGVSVITVSRRIKKGISKMRSMIEPSEFE encoded by the coding sequence ATGCCTAGCAAATCCATCACCGAGTATAAAGCCAGTAATGAGCATCTATTCGCGCAGTACAAATCTAACCAAAACTTGGGAATTCGTAATCATATTCTTGAATTGAATATTGGCTTGGCAAAAAAAGAGGCATCTCACTGGTCAAGACAATGTCAAGAAAATTACGATGATTTGTTACAAGTAGGTTGTTTAGGTTTAATTAGAGCTATTGAAAGATATGATTTAGAAAAAGGCTATGCTTTTAGTTCCTTTGCTATTCCCTATGTGAGAGGTGAAATACAACACTATCTGAGGGATAAAGGCTATACCATCCGCATCCCTCGTCGTTGTTTAGAGCTAAAAACCCAAGCCAATCGAGTAGTTAGAGAATTGCGTAGTGAGTTAAATCGTCAACCCACTGATTATGAGATTGCCAGGAAATTAGGTGTTTCTCTTGGGGAATGGCAAGAAGTAAAATTAGCCCACCGTAATCGAGAACCTTTGAGCTTAGATGCTAAAACCAATCAAGAAGAAGACGAGCGGAGTGCGCTTTTAGATACTCTCCCCGACAACCAATATCGTAGTTTTCAATTAGCGGAAGAAGACAAAATTAGGTTACAAGGTGCTTTAGGACAATTAGAAGAGACTACCCGTAAAGTGCTAGAGTTTGTTTTTTTACAAGATTTAACTCAAAAGCAAACCGCCGAACTTTTGGGGGTTAGTGTTATCACTGTTTCCCGTCGCATCAAGAAAGGCATTAGTAAAATGAGAAGTATGATCGAACCGAGTGAATTTGAATAA
- the fusA gene encoding elongation factor G — MTRSIPLEKVRNIGIAAHIDAGKTTTTERILFYSGLVHKIGEVHDGNAVTDWMEQERERGITITAAAISTSWRDHRINIIDTPGHVDFTIEVERSMRVLDGVIAVFCSVGGVQPQSETVWRQANRYHVPRIAFVNKMDRTGANFFKVYEQVKERLQAPAIPIQIPIGSEENFVGIVDLVKMTARIYEDDLGQNVKEIPIPEDVAELAQEYRGYLLEAVAESDESLLEKYLAEEEISEAEIKKAIREGTVKGTLMPMLCGSAFKNKGIQLLLDAVVDYLPAPVEVPAIKGILPNGEEGERHSGDEEPFSALAFKIASDPFGRLTFLRIYSGVLKKGSYVYNSTKNIKERISRLIILKSNERIEVEELRAGDLGATIGLKNTTTGDTLCDDSDPIILESLYVPEPVISVAVEPKTQQDMEKLSKALQSLSDEDPTFKVSINPETNQTVIAGMGELHLEILVDRMLREFKVGANVGQPQVAYRETIRKAVEMEGKFIRQSGGKGQYGHVVIEVEPGEEGSGFNFVSKITGGAIPKEYISSVEQGIKEACESGIIAGYPLIDVKVALIDGSYHDVDSSEMAFKIAGSIAIRDAVKKANPVLLEPLMKVEVEVPDNYVGDIIGDLNSRRGIIEGMNAENSLAKVNAKVPLESMFGYATDIRSKTQGRGIFSMEFSNYAEVPNNVAQGIITKNTGIG; from the coding sequence GTGACTCGTTCCATTCCCCTCGAAAAAGTGCGTAATATCGGCATCGCTGCCCATATTGACGCAGGAAAAACTACCACTACCGAAAGAATATTATTCTACTCTGGTCTTGTTCATAAGATCGGAGAAGTTCATGATGGTAATGCAGTAACAGACTGGATGGAACAGGAGCGAGAAAGAGGCATTACCATCACTGCTGCCGCCATCAGTACCAGTTGGCGAGATCACCGCATCAATATTATTGATACCCCCGGACACGTTGATTTTACCATCGAAGTAGAAAGATCCATGCGTGTTTTAGATGGAGTAATAGCGGTATTTTGTTCTGTAGGTGGAGTACAACCCCAATCAGAAACTGTCTGGCGCCAAGCAAATCGTTATCATGTGCCTCGCATTGCCTTTGTTAATAAAATGGATCGCACAGGAGCTAACTTTTTTAAGGTTTATGAACAAGTTAAGGAGCGTTTACAAGCGCCCGCCATCCCCATCCAAATTCCCATCGGTAGTGAAGAAAACTTTGTCGGCATTGTTGACTTAGTAAAAATGACTGCCAGAATTTATGAGGATGACTTAGGACAAAATGTTAAAGAAATCCCCATCCCTGAAGATGTGGCAGAGTTAGCCCAAGAATATCGTGGTTATCTTTTAGAAGCCGTGGCAGAATCCGATGAAAGTCTCTTAGAGAAATATCTAGCAGAAGAGGAAATCAGCGAAGCTGAAATAAAGAAAGCCATTCGAGAAGGTACAGTAAAAGGCACATTAATGCCTATGCTGTGCGGTTCAGCCTTCAAAAATAAAGGTATTCAACTTCTTTTAGATGCAGTGGTAGATTATCTACCAGCGCCCGTGGAAGTTCCAGCAATTAAAGGAATTTTACCCAACGGAGAAGAAGGAGAAAGACATTCAGGGGATGAAGAACCATTCAGCGCCCTTGCCTTTAAAATAGCCTCAGACCCTTTTGGTAGATTAACCTTCTTGAGGATTTACTCAGGGGTATTGAAAAAAGGTAGCTATGTCTATAATTCCACCAAAAACATTAAGGAAAGAATCTCACGGTTAATCATCCTAAAATCTAACGAAAGGATTGAAGTAGAAGAATTGAGAGCAGGGGACTTGGGCGCTACCATAGGCTTGAAAAATACCACCACAGGTGATACACTATGTGATGATAGTGACCCCATAATACTCGAATCCCTTTATGTACCCGAACCAGTTATTTCGGTGGCTGTAGAACCGAAAACCCAGCAGGATATGGAAAAATTATCCAAAGCCCTGCAATCTTTATCAGACGAAGACCCAACCTTCAAAGTAAGCATCAACCCTGAAACCAATCAAACCGTCATCGCTGGGATGGGAGAATTGCACCTCGAAATCTTAGTAGATCGGATGTTAAGGGAGTTCAAAGTGGGGGCAAACGTAGGACAACCTCAAGTTGCCTATCGAGAAACCATCCGCAAAGCTGTAGAAATGGAAGGAAAATTTATTCGTCAAAGTGGGGGAAAAGGTCAATACGGTCATGTCGTCATTGAGGTTGAGCCGGGAGAAGAAGGAAGCGGTTTTAATTTTGTCTCCAAAATTACCGGAGGAGCTATTCCCAAAGAGTATATTTCTTCGGTGGAACAAGGCATTAAAGAAGCCTGTGAGTCAGGAATTATTGCCGGTTATCCTTTAATCGATGTTAAAGTCGCTCTCATTGACGGTTCTTATCACGATGTGGATTCTTCTGAAATGGCGTTCAAGATTGCTGGTTCTATAGCTATCAGAGACGCTGTCAAAAAAGCAAATCCAGTTCTATTAGAACCACTGATGAAAGTAGAGGTAGAAGTACCTGATAACTATGTCGGAGATATTATCGGTGATCTCAACTCCCGTCGAGGTATCATTGAGGGAATGAATGCAGAAAACTCTTTGGCAAAGGTGAACGCAAAAGTTCCTCTGGAATCGATGTTCGGTTATGCCACCGATATTCGCTCTAAAACCCAAGGACGTGGTATATTTAGCATGGAATTTAGTAATTACGCTGAAGTTCCTAATAATGTAGCTCAAGGTATTATTACCAAAAATACAGGAATCGGATAA
- the minE gene encoding cell division topological specificity factor MinE, with protein MIQDFFSNLTSWGNTKKSRRNAKNRLQLVLAHDRAGVNPELMTKMKQEILEVVNRYLDIDMEEMEFSVQSSERTTSLTANLPIKKIKRSRDNS; from the coding sequence ATGATTCAAGATTTTTTCAGCAACCTCACCTCTTGGGGTAATACTAAAAAAAGTCGTCGCAATGCTAAAAATCGTCTCCAGTTAGTTTTAGCGCACGATCGAGCCGGAGTCAATCCCGAATTGATGACGAAAATGAAACAGGAAATTTTGGAAGTAGTTAACCGTTATCTCGATATTGACATGGAAGAAATGGAGTTTTCCGTGCAAAGTAGTGAGCGCACCACTTCTTTAACTGCCAATTTGCCCATAAAAAAAATCAAAAGAAGTAGAGATAATTCTTAG
- the cysH gene encoding phosphoadenosine phosphosulfate reductase — MYQLSTDQDLLDLDHVNRQLTDYSAPRLVQWSSEQFGKYLVMSTSFGIQSAVMLHLVTQVVPNIPIIWIDTGYLPKETYVFADELTKRLNLNLKVYQAELSPARMEALYGKIWQNKDVESLNLYDRIRKVEPMQRALKELQAQAWLAGLRQNQTQFRQQLQYVNKQGEHYKILPILTWHSRDIYEYLTKYNLPYHPYFDQGYVSVGDWHSSRPLSASDEDERDTRFHGVKQECGLHLPLNQDEADSLNSSQL; from the coding sequence GTGTATCAATTATCTACCGACCAAGATTTACTTGATTTAGACCATGTTAACCGTCAACTGACTGATTATAGCGCCCCTCGCCTTGTGCAGTGGTCTTCTGAGCAGTTTGGAAAGTATTTAGTCATGAGTACCAGTTTTGGTATTCAGTCGGCAGTGATGTTACATTTAGTTACTCAGGTAGTGCCAAATATTCCCATTATTTGGATTGATACTGGTTATTTACCCAAAGAAACTTATGTTTTTGCTGATGAGTTAACGAAGCGTCTTAATCTTAATCTGAAAGTGTATCAGGCGGAGTTAAGCCCGGCGCGCATGGAAGCGCTCTATGGTAAAATTTGGCAAAATAAAGATGTGGAATCCCTTAATCTTTATGATCGTATCAGGAAGGTAGAACCAATGCAACGGGCGCTGAAGGAATTACAAGCCCAAGCATGGTTAGCGGGATTAAGACAAAATCAAACCCAATTTCGTCAACAATTACAGTATGTCAATAAACAAGGTGAGCATTACAAAATCTTACCAATTTTAACATGGCATTCGAGGGATATTTATGAATACTTAACCAAGTATAATTTACCTTATCATCCCTATTTCGATCAAGGTTACGTTTCTGTGGGGGATTGGCATTCCAGCCGCCCTCTCAGCGCTTCCGATGAAGATGAAAGGGATACTCGCTTTCACGGTGTCAAGCAGGAATGCGGTTTGCATTTACCCCTTAATCAAGATGAAGCAGATAGTTTAAACTCCAGTCAACTTTGA
- the rpsJ gene encoding 30S ribosomal protein S10, which produces MATLQQQKIRIRLKAFDRRLLDTSCTKIVETANRTNAKPVGPIPLPTKRKIYCVLRSPHVDKDSREHFETRTHRRVIDIYQPSSKTIDALMKLDLPAGVDIEVKL; this is translated from the coding sequence ATGGCAACTTTACAACAACAAAAAATTCGGATTCGTCTAAAAGCTTTTGATCGTCGTTTATTAGATACATCTTGTACTAAGATTGTGGAAACGGCTAATCGTACCAATGCTAAACCAGTGGGACCAATACCTTTACCAACTAAGCGTAAAATCTATTGTGTGCTTCGTTCTCCTCACGTTGATAAGGATTCCCGTGAACATTTTGAAACTCGTACCCATCGCCGAGTGATTGACATTTATCAGCCTTCTTCTAAAACTATCGATGCGTTAATGAAGTTGGATTTACCAGCAGGGGTTGACATTGAAGTGAAGTTATAA
- a CDS encoding 30S ribosomal protein S12, whose amino-acid sequence MPTIQQLIRAERSSIQKKTKSPALKECPQRRGVCTRVYTTTPKKPNSALRKVARVRLTSGFEVTAYIPGVGHNLQEHSVVLIRGGRVKDLPGVRYHIVRGTLDATGVKDRKQGRSKYGAKRPKA is encoded by the coding sequence ATGCCAACTATTCAACAATTAATTCGAGCCGAAAGATCATCAATTCAGAAAAAGACCAAATCCCCAGCGTTGAAGGAATGTCCTCAGCGTCGTGGAGTTTGTACAAGAGTATATACTACTACTCCGAAAAAACCTAACTCCGCCCTTAGAAAAGTAGCTAGGGTGCGTTTGACATCTGGTTTTGAAGTAACTGCTTATATACCCGGTGTAGGTCACAATCTACAAGAACATTCCGTAGTGTTAATCAGAGGTGGCAGGGTAAAAGATTTACCCGGAGTCAGATACCACATCGTGCGTGGCACTCTTGATGCTACTGGAGTGAAAGATAGAAAACAAGGGCGCTCTAAATATGGAGCGAAAAGACCCAAAGCATAA
- a CDS encoding insulinase family protein, producing MVLSTKKLVTSALKKTELNIIKLPSGVTLVHREIKTSPVIIGDVWIDAGVTCEPHSWSGMAHFLEHMIFKGTKNVLPGEFDYMVENHGGYSNAATSHDYAHFFIATAEEYFASTLPYLSEMLLHAEIEEEEFYLERDVVLEEMRCALDDHDYIAYQQLCQLMYQNHPYGREILGKESLLLATTANQMRCFHKTHYQPERMSVVMVGNINLDQALSLSSECFAGFEVRSECPAVDYDSIAPMVATHRQQLFLPRLEQSRLIMGWLGPSIEDFRGAIALDIISLILAGSRNSRLVRNLREERQLVQSIQCDFSLQKHSSLLTISACFPAPSLCAIENQIQQEIYTLQHQLITETELQTYQRSLLHDYIFSTETPEQLASLYGYYQLLVDARWALDYPELVLGLTREDIKNYACRYLSPEYYAICEVHGVN from the coding sequence ATGGTCTTATCAACTAAAAAACTGGTTACTTCTGCATTAAAAAAGACAGAACTAAATATTATTAAACTTCCTAGTGGTGTCACTTTAGTCCATCGAGAAATAAAAACTAGCCCCGTGATTATAGGGGATGTGTGGATTGATGCTGGGGTAACTTGTGAGCCTCATTCTTGGTCTGGAATGGCTCATTTTTTAGAACACATGATCTTTAAAGGCACCAAAAATGTTTTACCCGGTGAATTTGATTATATGGTGGAAAATCATGGCGGTTATAGTAATGCGGCCACCAGTCATGATTATGCCCATTTTTTCATTGCCACGGCTGAAGAGTATTTTGCTTCTACCTTGCCTTATCTAAGTGAGATGTTACTTCATGCGGAAATTGAAGAGGAGGAGTTTTATTTAGAAAGAGATGTGGTGTTAGAGGAGATGAGGTGCGCTTTGGATGATCATGATTACATAGCCTATCAGCAACTTTGTCAATTAATGTATCAAAATCATCCCTATGGTCGTGAAATTTTAGGGAAAGAATCCCTTTTATTGGCTACTACGGCGAATCAAATGCGCTGTTTTCACAAAACCCATTATCAACCAGAAAGAATGTCGGTGGTAATGGTGGGAAATATCAATTTAGATCAGGCTTTATCACTCAGTAGTGAGTGTTTCGCTGGTTTTGAAGTGCGCTCGGAATGTCCTGCGGTAGATTACGATAGTATAGCGCCCATGGTTGCCACTCATCGTCAACAGTTGTTTCTACCCCGTTTGGAACAATCTCGCTTAATTATGGGGTGGTTAGGTCCTAGTATAGAAGATTTTAGGGGCGCTATTGCCTTAGATATTATTTCCTTGATTTTGGCTGGAAGTCGTAATTCTCGTTTGGTGCGTAATTTAAGGGAAGAAAGACAGTTAGTGCAATCGATTCAATGTGATTTTTCTCTGCAAAAACATTCTAGCTTATTAACTATCTCCGCTTGTTTTCCAGCGCCCTCCCTCTGCGCCATAGAAAATCAAATTCAACAGGAAATCTATACTTTACAACATCAGCTTATCACTGAAACAGAATTACAAACTTATCAGCGTTCACTACTTCATGATTACATTTTCTCTACCGAAACACCAGAACAATTAGCCAGTTTATATGGCTATTACCAACTTTTAGTTGATGCGCGATGGGCGCTGGATTATCCTGAATTGGTATTGGGTTTAACGAGGGAAGATATTAAAAATTATGCCTGTCGTTATCTATCCCCCGAATATTATGCTATTTGTGAAGTCCATGGCGTTAATTAG
- the tuf gene encoding elongation factor Tu: protein MAREKFERNKPHVNIGTIGHVDHGKTTLTAAITLTLSALGQAKGRKYEDIDAAPEEKARGITINTAHVEYETPDRHYAHVDCPGHADYVKNMITGAAQMDGAILVVSAADGPMPQTREHILLAKQVGVPNLVVFLNKEDQVDDEELLELVELEVRELLSSYDFDGDNIPIVAGSALKAVEQMTANPKTQPGENEWTDKIHALMTEVDSYIPTPERDIDKPFLMAVEDVFSITGRGTVATGRIERGKVKVGETVELVGIRDTRSTTVTGVEMFQKTLDEGMAGDNVGLLLRGVQKEDIERGMVLSKPGSITPHTTFEAEVYVLKKEEGGRHTPFFPGYRPQFYVRTTDVTGSISDFTADDGSAAEMVMPGDRIKMTVELINPIAIEQGMRFAIREGGRTIGAGAVAKILK from the coding sequence ATGGCACGGGAAAAATTTGAAAGAAATAAACCCCACGTTAACATTGGTACTATCGGTCACGTTGACCATGGCAAAACCACTTTAACGGCGGCAATTACCTTAACTTTATCAGCTTTAGGACAAGCAAAAGGTCGTAAGTATGAAGATATTGATGCGGCTCCTGAAGAAAAAGCTCGTGGTATCACCATCAACACTGCTCACGTTGAATACGAAACCCCAGATCGTCACTATGCTCACGTTGACTGTCCTGGTCACGCTGACTATGTTAAAAACATGATCACTGGTGCGGCTCAAATGGACGGAGCAATCTTAGTAGTATCTGCGGCTGATGGTCCTATGCCTCAAACTCGTGAGCATATTCTTTTAGCTAAACAGGTTGGTGTACCTAACTTGGTTGTATTCTTGAATAAGGAAGACCAAGTAGATGACGAAGAGTTATTAGAATTGGTTGAGTTAGAAGTTCGTGAATTACTTTCTAGCTATGATTTTGATGGAGATAATATTCCCATCGTGGCTGGTTCTGCATTAAAAGCTGTAGAACAAATGACAGCTAATCCTAAAACTCAGCCCGGTGAAAATGAGTGGACTGATAAAATTCACGCTTTGATGACTGAAGTTGACAGTTATATCCCTACCCCTGAGCGTGACATCGACAAGCCTTTCTTAATGGCGGTAGAAGATGTATTCTCCATCACTGGTCGTGGTACTGTAGCTACCGGTCGTATCGAACGTGGTAAAGTTAAGGTCGGTGAAACTGTTGAGTTAGTCGGTATTCGTGATACTCGCTCCACCACCGTAACTGGTGTGGAAATGTTCCAAAAAACTTTAGACGAAGGTATGGCTGGTGATAACGTCGGTTTATTACTTCGTGGTGTTCAAAAAGAAGACATCGAGCGTGGTATGGTGTTATCCAAACCCGGTTCTATCACTCCTCATACTACTTTTGAGGCTGAGGTTTATGTATTGAAAAAAGAAGAAGGTGGTCGTCATACTCCTTTCTTCCCCGGTTATCGTCCTCAGTTCTATGTGCGTACCACTGACGTAACTGGAAGTATCAGCGATTTTACGGCGGATGATGGTAGTGCAGCTGAAATGGTTATGCCGGGCGATCGTATCAAAATGACAGTAGAATTAATTAACCCTATTGCTATTGAGCAAGGTATGCGCTTTGCAATTCGTGAAGGTGGTCGTACCATTGGTGCGGGTGCTGTAGCGAAAATTTTGAAGTAG
- a CDS encoding pentapeptide repeat-containing protein, producing MDIQELLERYDQGETNFEKIDLHGQVLGNINLSRANLKEANLAGVSLVDCAMIETNLKGADLTESNIKGDLAGVNLIRATLIKANLSYSNLTDASLRSANLTECNLSYAKLVCSLLHDTILKEANLTNAHMVNCLLSRANLSGADLTGANLQGSNLTNALLLNTNLEGANLSLAQLNSVNAVGVNARYANFSNASLSGGNFASGFFNHANLSDSMVTWVSMRSADFSHSNFNGAKLSWSNFTRANLTGADLTDAQINNTNFEDATLDQVTMNQN from the coding sequence ATGGATATTCAGGAATTGCTAGAAAGATACGACCAAGGAGAAACCAACTTTGAGAAAATTGATCTTCATGGTCAAGTTTTAGGCAATATTAACCTCAGTCGAGCTAACCTCAAAGAAGCTAACCTTGCTGGTGTTAGTTTAGTGGATTGTGCCATGATTGAAACTAACCTCAAAGGTGCTGATCTCACTGAAAGTAATATCAAGGGCGATTTAGCAGGGGTTAACCTCATTAGAGCCACATTGATTAAAGCTAACCTTTCCTACAGTAATCTCACCGATGCCAGTTTGCGCTCTGCTAATCTGACGGAATGTAACCTCAGTTATGCCAAATTAGTCTGCTCCCTCCTCCATGATACTATCCTCAAAGAAGCGAACCTAACCAATGCGCACATGGTCAACTGTTTGTTAAGTCGTGCCAATCTCAGTGGTGCAGATTTGACGGGCGCTAATCTACAAGGCTCTAACCTTACTAATGCCCTTCTACTCAATACTAATTTGGAGGGCGCTAATCTATCTCTAGCCCAACTTAACAGCGTTAACGCCGTGGGTGTCAATGCCCGTTATGCTAATTTTAGTAATGCCAGTTTAAGCGGAGGCAATTTTGCCAGTGGTTTTTTCAACCATGCTAATTTAAGTGACTCCATGGTAACGTGGGTTAGTATGCGTAGTGCTGACTTTTCCCACAGTAATTTTAACGGAGCTAAACTGTCTTGGTCTAATTTTACTAGGGCTAATTTGACGGGCGCTGACCTTACCGATGCCCAAATTAATAATACTAATTTTGAAGACGCTACCCTCGATCAAGTCACCATGAATCAAAATTAA
- the rpsG gene encoding 30S ribosomal protein S7 encodes MSRRSKAKVVEVPPDAVYNSRLVSMTIRRIMKDGKKSLASRLLYDALAIIAERTGAEPMETFEKAIKNLTPLVEVKARRVGGATYQVPMEVRPSRGSSLALRWLIQFSRKRSGRTMSMKLANEIMDAANETGGAIKKREETHKMAEANKAFAHYRY; translated from the coding sequence ATGTCTCGTAGAAGTAAAGCTAAAGTGGTGGAAGTTCCACCCGATGCAGTCTATAACAGTCGTTTAGTAAGTATGACCATTAGACGTATCATGAAGGATGGTAAAAAATCCTTAGCGTCTCGTCTTCTCTATGATGCCTTAGCCATTATCGCTGAGCGCACTGGTGCTGAACCCATGGAAACTTTTGAGAAAGCTATCAAAAACTTAACTCCCCTCGTGGAAGTGAAAGCTAGAAGGGTGGGGGGCGCTACCTATCAAGTACCCATGGAAGTGCGCCCTTCCCGTGGCAGTAGTTTAGCCCTACGTTGGTTAATCCAATTTTCTCGCAAAAGAAGTGGACGCACCATGTCCATGAAACTTGCCAATGAAATCATGGATGCAGCTAATGAGACGGGGGGCGCTATCAAAAAAAGAGAAGAAACCCACAAAATGGCAGAAGCCAACAAAGCCTTTGCCCACTATCGTTACTAA
- a CDS encoding WD40 repeat domain-containing protein, with translation MNKSNIREYFLAEFWRGQLEEYISTLHWSKQGSLVATSAEGMVIYYEMGKQPKILLTPPETNYQGIQSADFSVDGDYLAVGAQDGKVRIWQLKPEIELITTLEYPKKWIEHLAWHPQQPLLAFSFGYYVQVWDLLTKAVMTTLSLGDASVLSLQWHPIGAYLAVGANGGICIWQSDDWDEDPFWAEVAGACQQIAWSPDGLYLAGNSLDNSVWIWNWENLETWHLSGFSSKIRDLSWSTLQGDFAPLLIICCLDTIIMWHKAPSDDDGWYSLPLQEHDDIVNTLAFHPQNFSFVSLDEQGMLIFWSQNHQVLEKLTIFQEGGGALVAWHPTGEYLAVGSKTGEVAVIGWVKK, from the coding sequence ATGAATAAATCCAACATTAGAGAATATTTTTTAGCGGAATTTTGGCGGGGACAATTAGAAGAATATATCAGCACCCTTCACTGGTCAAAACAAGGCTCATTAGTAGCTACCAGTGCAGAAGGAATGGTTATTTACTATGAAATGGGAAAACAGCCCAAAATTTTATTAACACCGCCAGAGACGAATTATCAAGGAATACAGAGTGCTGATTTTTCTGTGGATGGAGATTATTTAGCCGTGGGTGCGCAGGATGGCAAAGTAAGAATTTGGCAATTAAAGCCTGAAATAGAATTAATTACCACCCTAGAATATCCCAAAAAGTGGATTGAGCATTTAGCATGGCATCCCCAGCAACCTTTACTAGCTTTTAGTTTTGGCTATTATGTGCAGGTGTGGGATTTGCTTACAAAAGCAGTGATGACAACTTTAAGCCTTGGAGATGCTTCCGTGTTGAGTTTACAATGGCATCCCATTGGGGCATATTTGGCGGTGGGCGCTAATGGTGGTATTTGTATTTGGCAGAGCGATGATTGGGATGAAGACCCTTTTTGGGCAGAAGTGGCGGGCGCTTGTCAGCAAATTGCTTGGTCTCCTGATGGATTATATTTAGCAGGAAATAGTCTTGATAATAGTGTTTGGATTTGGAATTGGGAAAACCTCGAAACATGGCATTTAAGCGGTTTTAGCTCAAAAATTCGGGATTTAAGTTGGTCCACTTTACAAGGAGATTTTGCTCCTCTTCTTATCATCTGTTGTCTTGATACTATTATCATGTGGCATAAAGCCCCCTCCGATGATGATGGTTGGTATTCGTTGCCCCTTCAAGAACATGATGATATAGTTAATACATTAGCTTTTCATCCCCAAAACTTTTCTTTTGTTTCCCTAGATGAGCAAGGAATGTTGATTTTTTGGTCCCAAAATCATCAGGTTCTGGAAAAATTGACTATCTTTCAGGAAGGGGGAGGGGCGCTGGTAGCATGGCACCCTACGGGAGAATATCTCGCCGTTGGTAGTAAAACGGGAGAAGTTGCCGTTATTGGTTGGGTTAAAAAATGA
- a CDS encoding YlqD family protein, with amino-acid sequence MELNLNTSGLVLKRPVNVKVIVTPPWQEEAQRQLQNQINQLDQQLLQLEQQGNRAISEIQKQGSLQANQQIENIQMQVNQKKNEFLQNKNQMLQQMQQVQMLELGQEVVQAQMESFFEVKQGDNLVDKLNVEVVLRDGVIEEIRGTI; translated from the coding sequence ATGGAATTAAACTTAAATACTTCTGGATTAGTGTTAAAGCGACCGGTCAATGTTAAAGTAATTGTTACTCCACCATGGCAGGAAGAAGCACAAAGACAATTACAAAATCAAATTAATCAACTAGATCAACAGTTGTTACAATTAGAACAACAGGGCAATAGGGCAATTTCTGAAATTCAAAAACAAGGCAGTCTTCAGGCTAACCAACAAATTGAAAATATCCAGATGCAGGTTAACCAAAAGAAAAATGAATTTTTACAGAATAAAAACCAAATGTTGCAACAAATGCAACAGGTACAAATGTTAGAATTAGGTCAAGAAGTTGTACAGGCACAGATGGAGAGCTTTTTTGAAGTCAAACAAGGAGATAACCTTGTGGATAAATTAAATGTGGAAGTGGTTTTACGGGATGGGGTAATCGAAGAAATTAGAGGCACAATATAG